The Lycium barbarum isolate Lr01 chromosome 9, ASM1917538v2, whole genome shotgun sequence genome has a segment encoding these proteins:
- the LOC132609267 gene encoding AAA-ATPase At3g28580-like, whose translation MMMMMEQVWTQLGPAIATMVFVWTMYQNYFPHEIRGHIRRYTDKIVSYFYPYMQIIFHEYETDGWYERSKAYVAIERYLSKNSSTQAKRLKANVVKDGQSVVLTMDDHEEVTDEYKGEKVWWISSQQVANRQTISWYPREDEKRYFKLKFHRKNRELMTNSYLKYVLDEGKAISVRERQRKLYTNNTGDGGYRRRMWSQVVFEHPSTFDTLAMDPNKKQEIMDDLETFSKSKEYYAKVGKAWKRGYLLYGPPGTGKSSMIAAMANFLQYDVYDLELTAVKDNTELRKLLIDTTSKSIIVIEDIDCSLDLTGQREKKKEEKEEVKDEKDAIKEKVKKLGPEKKPSEVTLSGLLNFIDGLWSAIGGERLIVFTTNFVEKLDPALIRRGRMDKHIELSYCCFESFKVLAKNYLDVESHDHFPEIRRLLEETNMTPADVAENLMPKSSKENVDTCLERLIKALETAKEEARLKAEEEERAKVEKEKEEKEKETEAKNPEPVADELKENGKLESNGVKEDGDASKV comes from the coding sequence atgatgatgatgatggaacAAGTCTGGACTCAATTAGGTCCAGCTATTGCAACAATGGTGTTCGTCTGGACCATGTACCAGAACTATTTCCCTCACGAAATTCGGGGTCATATTAGGAGGTATACTGATAAAATTGTTAGCTATTTCTACccttatatgcaaattatttttcatgagtaTGAAACTGATGGATGGTACGAGCGTAGCAAAGCTTATGTTGCAATTGAAAGGTACCTTAGCAAAAACTCCTCCACACAAGCTAAGCGTCTCAAAGCCAACGTAGTGAAAGATGGCCAATCTGTCGTACTAACAATGGATGATCACGAGGAGGTAACCGATGAATATAAAGGGGAAAAGGTTTGGTGGATTTCTAGCCAACAAGTTGCTAATAGACAGACAATTTCATGGTACCCAAGGGAGGATGAGAAGAGGTATTTCAAGCTTAAGTTTCACCGGAAGAATAGGGAACTTATGACCAATTCTTACTTGAAGTATGTGTTGGACGAAGGGAAGGCGATTTCTGTAAGAGAAAGGCAGAGGAAGTTGTACACAAACAACACGGGAGATGGTGGGTACAGGAGAAGAATGTGGAGCCAAGTAGTGTTTGAGCATCCATCAACATTTGATACTTTAGCAATGGATCCAAACAAGAAGCAAGAGATTATGGATGATCTCGAAACATTTAGCAAGTCGAAGGAATATTATGCAAAGGTTGGTAAGGCGTGGAAGCGCGGTTATCTTCTATATGGTCCTCCTGGAACTGGTAAGTCCAGCATGATTGCTGCTATGGCTAATTTCTTACAATATGATGTCTATGATCTTGAATTGACAGCGGTTAAGGACAACACCGAGCTAAGAAAGTTATTGATTGACACAACAAGTAAGTCTATTATTGTGATTGAAGACATCGATTGTTCCCTTGACCTTACCGGCCAAagggagaagaagaaagaagagaaagaggaaGTAAAAGACGAGAAAGATGCCATCAAGGAGAAGGTGAAGAAATTAGGACCGGAAAAGAAGCCAAGCGAGGTAACTTTATCTGGGCTATTGAATTTCATTGATGGTCTATGGTCAGCTATTGGTGGTGAAAGGCTAATTGTTTTCACCACAAACTTTGTGGAAAAGCTTGATCCTGCTCTAATTCGGAGGGGTAGGATGGATAAACACATTGAGTTATCATACTGCTGCTTTGAGTCCTTCAAGGTGCTTGCAAAGAATTATCTAGATGTTGAATCTCATGATCACTTTCCTGAGATTCGTCGTTTATTAGAGGAAACGAATATGACTCCTGCTGATGTTGCTGAGAATCTAATGCCAAAGTCTTCAAAGGAAAATGTAGACACTTGCTTGGAGAGATTGATTAAAGCTCTTGAAACTGCTAAGGAGGAAGCAAGATTGAAGGCTGAGGAAGAAGAGAGGGCAAAGGttgaaaaggaaaaggaagagaaagagaaagagacaGAAGCGAAGAATCCTGAACCAGTGGCTGATGAATTGAAAGAAAATGGCAAATTAGAGAGCAATGGTGTCAAGGAAGATGGGGATGCTAGTAAAGTTTGA